The DNA sequence TGGAGAGGATGTTCACTAGGCCTACATTAGCTAATTCATATCCTCTAACGCATATGGGGGCCGGGTTATATTAAGCTTTGACGCACAAAACCACCCCTCACCTCCCCTTTCTACCTGCGATTGGCCAGCTCTACTCGGGGTCGCACGGCGACATCAGTGAGTTGGGTCGATTCGCCGGCGTCAACAACCAGCCGCACGGCCTTGGCTACCTCGCTGGGGTCAATGTAAAACTCGGGGCGGTAGTCGGTGCCCGTTTGCGCCATGAGTGCGGCGAGCATGGGGGTGTCGGTGGGGCCTGGCGCGACCGTCGATACGCGGATGCCCGCCAACGCTTCAGCGGTGCGCAGTCCGTCGGCCACCGCATAGAGGGCATGTTTGGTGGCGGCGTAGACGACATTGTCGGGGAAGGCGCCACGGCCGGCGCCGGAGTTGATGAAGACGACGGTGCCGCGCGCGGCCCGCAACGCCGGAAGCAGGCAGCGAGTGAGCTCCGCCGGGACAACGACGTTGACGTCCATCAGGGTGCGCCAGTCGGCGACCCGGGCGCTTTCCACGCTGTGGCGGTGGGCGATCGCGGCGGCGTGGACAAGGACGTCGACGCTGGTGAGGTACAGCAACGGCTGGAGGGCGCTGGACTGCTCACTCGGGGCGTCAAGAAGGTCGTGGACGAGATCGGTCGACACAGCGGTGACGTTCTTCCAGGCGCCGAGCTCCGCCAACGCCTCATCGTTGCGCCCGAGGGCGTAGACGTGGTGGGTGCGGACGAGGTCGGCCACAATCTCCCGGCCCATTCCCCCGGTCGCGCCGGTGACGATCGCTACAGGCTTAGTCATACCTGCAGCTTAACCGTGTTTAGCGGCCCAACGCACGCACCGCGTCCAAGGCGGCATCCACATCTGCCAGCAGATCCTCAATGTCCTCAATGCCGATGGAAATGCGCACGAGATCGCGGGGCACCTCCAGCTGCGAGCCCGCGGCGGATTGGTGAGTCATTGTGGCGGGGTGCTCGAGGAGCGACTCGACGCCGCCGAGGGATTCCGCCAGACAAATGAGGGAGGTGTTCACGCAGAACGTGCGGGCCGCCTCTTCGGACTGGAACCGCACCGAGATCATCCCGCCGAAACGCTTCATCTGCGTTTTCGCCACCTCATGGCCGGGGTGAGATTCCAGACCCGGGTACAAGACGCTGGACACGACATCGGCGGCGTCCAGGTGCGCAGCGACGGCCTCGGCGTTATCGCAGTGGCGGTCCATGCGCACCGCCAGGGTCTTGATCCCGCGGGCAGTGAGGTAAGCGTCGAAGACCGAGGGGATCGGGCCCACCCCACCCTGGAACCACAGCAGCTGCTCATCGAAGGCGGCGTCGTTGGTAACCACTGCCCCACCGACGACATCGGAATGCCCGCCGAGGTATTTCGTCGTGGAGTGAAGGACATGATCGGCGCCCAGCGCGAGGGGCTGCTGCAGGTAGGGGGAGGCGAAGGTGTTGTCGACCACCAGCGCGGCGCTGCCCTTGATGGCGGCAACAGCGGCGATGTCCGTGACTGAGAGCGCCGGGTTGGACGGGGTCTCCAGCCAGATGAGCTTGGTGTTGTCCTGCAGGGCGGCCTCGACGGCGGCGACGTCGGTCGTGTCCACCACGGTGTACTCCACGCCCCATGCCCCGTAGGCCTCGTCGATGAGCCGCCAGGTTCCGCCGTAGGCGTCATGGCCCAGGATGAGGTGGTCGCCGGGGCGCAGCAGGATGCGCAGGATGACGTCGGTGGCGGCCATGCCGGAGGAAAATGCGCGGCCGTGGCTGGCCCCCTCCAGGGCGGCGATGGTCTTTTCCAGCGCGTCGATGGTCGGGTTGCCGCAGCGGGTGTATTCGAAGCCGCCACGCAGCTCGTTGAGTCCGTTCTGGGCAAACGTCGTCGAGGCGTAAATCGGGGTGTTGATCGAGCCGAAGAGGCTATCGGGATCGTAGCCGGCGTGGATCGAGGCGGTTGAGAAACCGTTGGTCATGTCGGTTCGTCCCTCTCTATGGTGGTCGACCTTAGTGGTCAATGGGGCGGGCAAACTGACCGCAACTATAGACCAAGCGGTTCACTCGGGGCGAACCTGCAGACGTACTTATATTCACGGACCCCTCGGCAAAGCGAGCCCCACCTCCCCGCGCTACCCTCGAAGGCGGATGACTATGGAAACAACACTGAATACCCTAAGCACCTGGTGGAACGAGCCGGCGACGCAATCGTGGCTGATTGAAAAACCGCTGCATATTCTCCTCACCATCATCGTGGCCTCCGTCGCGCACTGGCTGCTGCGGCGGCTCATCGATCGGCTCGCGCGCCACAATGCGACCACGCCGATCTCCTTGCCCAGAATCGCGGGCACGCTGACCCGTCGCTCGCGGGAGGCCGATGATTCCTCCGCCCAGGCCGAGGCGATGCGCCAAACTCAGGAAGCCCGGCGCGTCACCCGCATCCGCACCCTGGCTGATGTGGGTAAATCGGCTGCCGCGATCCTCGTGTGGTCGTGGGCGATTTTGGCCATCCTCTCCACGTTGGGCGTCAACGTCGCCCCGATCATTGCGTCGGCGGGCGTGGTGGGCGTCGCCCTGGGCTTTGGCGCACAATCGCTGGTCAAGGACTTTCTCTCCGGCATTTTCATGCTGCTGGAGGACCAATATGGGGTGGGCGATACCGTCGATGTGGGCAATGGCATCACCGGCGAGGTGGAGGAGGTCACCCTCCGCGTGACCACGTTGCGCGATATCGATGGCACCCTGTGGTACGTGCGCAATGGCGAGATCCTGCGCGTGGGTAACTTCTCCGACGAGTACTCCATCGCCCGCATTCAGGTCCCGATTGGCCTGTCCAACGACACGGATAAGGCGGCGGAGGTGATCCTCGAATCGGCGAAGAAAGCGGTGGCAGACCCCGCGATCTCCAACTTTGTTCTGGGCGAGCCCACGTTCAACGGCATCACCGATGTCGCCCCCGATCACCTCAGTCTGCGGCTGTCGGTGAAGACCTTGCCCGCGAAGCAGTGGACCGTGCAGCGTCGCCTGCTCAGTCAGGCGCTGGCCGATATGCAGGCCGCCGGGATTACCACCCCGTACCCGCACGGGGTCGGCGGCTTTAAGGTGGAGCCATGAGTGAATCGCTTTATGATGCCGTCGGTGGCGACGCCACCTTCACCCGCCTGGCCGCAGGCTTCTACGCGCAGGTGCGCACCGATGACATCCTCGGCCCGATGTACCCCGAGGATGATTGGGAAGGCGCGGAGAATCGCCTCAAGTGGTTCCTCGCCCAGTATTGGGGTGGGCCGACGACCTTCAATGAGCAGCGCGGCGCGCCGATGCTGCGGCGCCGGCACCATGAGTTCCCCGTCGACCGGGCCGCGGCGATTCGGTGGCTCGATCTCATGGAGAATTCGCTAGCCCAGATCGATGAGGAGACCATTCCGCCGGCCCACCGGCATGCGATCTGGGATCACATGCAGCGGGTGGCGGCGATGCTGATTAATCAGCCAGATCCGGGAACACCGCCCGCACGGGCTCACTGATCAATCGTCCCCCCTCGGTCATCAGCCCCGGCGCAAGGCCGGGATGCTTATCGACGGCCCCCTTAACCCCCAGCGATGCGATCGCCCGGACGTACGGCAGGGTCGCCGAGGTCAACGCGCGGGTGGAGGTGTTGGCCACCGCACCGGGCATGTTAGGCACGCAGTAGAACAAGGTCTCCCCCACCCGGAAGGTGGGCTCCTCGTGGGAGGTCTTGCGCGAAGACTCGAAGCAGCCACCCTGGTCGATGGCGACGTCCACCAGCACGGCCCCGCTCTTCATGCGGTCAACGAGGCTATCGGGGACCAACGTCGGCGCTTTAGCACCTGCGACTAGGACGGCGCCGATGACCAGATCGGCGTCGAGTAGCTCAGCCTCGATGGTGAGCTGATCTGAAATGATCGTGCGAACGTTGCCGTGGTAGATGTCATCGAAGCGGGCGAGCACGCCCGGGTCCAGGTCGAGGACGGTGACCGAGGCCCGCAGACCCTGGGCGATCGCGACTGCCGACGCCCCCACCTGCCCACCACCGAGCACCACCACCTTCGCCGGGGACGTACCCGGCACGCCACCGAGCAAGACTCCCCGCCCGCCCTTCGGGCTCATGAGGTGGTGGGCGCCTTCCTGCACTGCGAGGCGGCCCGCGACCTGACTCATCGGCGTGAGCAGGGGAAGCCCGCCGCGGGGATCCGTCACCGTCTCATACGCCAAGGCCGTGGTGCCGGCGTTGAGCAGCGCCTCCGTCACCGACCGCGAGGAAGCAAGGTGCAGGTAGGTGAACAGGATCAGGTCCTCGCGCAGCAAGGGAAACTCCTGCTCCAGCGGCTCCTTCACCTTGAGCACCATCTCCGCGTCGCCCCAGACCTCCTCCGCGGTGGGCACTATCCGCGCCCCCTTGGCCGCATACTCCTCGTCCCGGAACGAGCTTCCTAGCCCCGCTCCTTGTTGGACGATAACGTCATGCCCCTCTGCCACCAGGGTGCCGGCTGCAGAGGGACTGAGGGCCACGCGGCCCTCGCTGTTCATCACTTCTTGTGGAATACCGATGCGCATAACTCCTCACAGTACTGAAGGATCCCGACACGTGGCTTGGCACACATTGCCCGACAACTGAGAGCCGCCTTGCTGAGCGGATGTGAGGAAACTGCCTTAGCATGACAACAATGACACGCCAGCGCAGTCCGCTCATCGAGGTCATCGGGAGTTTCGGGCTCCTCGGCATCACGGCCTTCGGCGGGCCGACGGCGCACCTGGGGTACTTCCGGGAGGAGTTCGTCGCGCGCCGGAAGTGGCTAAGCGAGCAGGCCTACGCAGAGGTCGTTGCCTTGGCGCAGTTCCTCCCGGGCCCGGCGTCCTCGCAGGTGGGGATGGCCCTGGGCTACCATCGCGCTGGCTGGGCCGGGATGATGGCGGCGTGGTTGATGTTTACTCTGCCCTCCGCGATTGCGTTGGGCGCCTTCGGCCTGTTCCTAACGGCGGGCGATGCACAGCAGGGGTGGATTGGGGGTTTGCTCGCCGCGGCGGTCGCGGTTGTTTTCCATGCCGTCAGCGGGATGGCGAAGGCCATGGCATCGACCGGCGCCACGGCCACGATCGCCGTGGTAGCGGGCATCATCGTGCTCGCCGTGCCGGGATCGTGGACTCACCTGGTGGTGATCATCGGCGCGGGGCTCCTCGGCGTGCTGGTGCTGCCCGCTGATCCCGCCACGGACTCCGAGGACATGGGGCTACGGCCGGTGAGCCTACGCGCCGCCGCCGTCGCCCTCGGCCTGTTCATCGCTCTGTTCGCCGCCGCTGCGTCTCTCGGTGGCCGCGCCGCCGCCTACTTCCACGCCGGTTCCCTGGTGTTCGGCGGCGGCCACGTCGTCCTACCCCTGTTGGAACGGTTGACGGTGGCTACCGGGTGGATTGACCAGGCAGAATTCCTCGCCGGGTACTCGGCAGCGCAGGCGGTGCCGGGGCCGCTGTTCACCTTCGCGGCCTACCTGGGGGCGGTCGATCGCGGGGTCGCGGGAGCCGTCGTGGCGACGGTTGCCATTTTCGCCCCGACAGCACTGCTCATGATCGGCGGGATGCACTTCTGGGGTCGCATGCGCCACCTCAACGGTGTCCGCAAGGCTGTCGGCGCCATCAATGCCGCCGTCGTTGGCCTGCTCGGTGCCGCACTGTGGGACCCGGTGATCACCCACGGCATCACTGGCACCGCGAGCCTTGCCATCGCCGCTGGCTGCTGGTTGGGATTGGCGGTGTGGAAGCTCCCGCCGTGGCTGGTAGCCGCGGGAGCGGCGCTGGCGGGCGCTGCCCTGCTTTAGAACAGCGACAGTGAGGTGGACCGGTAGACGGATCCAAAGGGGGCGTCGATACGCACCCACCGCCCAGTGGTGGATACCCGCAGGTGGCGGGGAATATCGATCGGGGCGGAAAAGCCCGGAATGAGGCCAAGCGAGGTGCAGGCGAAGATCATCCGCATGGGAATGTCGACGGTACCGTCGAGGGTGATCACCGCCTGGTCGAGCAGGCTGGCGGGCGGCCCGAGGGGGCCGGAAAACTGGCGGGCGAGAGCTTGGCCTTTGTCGGCCAATTCACGCACCACCTGCACCGGAAGCGTATCGACGATCGCGAAACCCGACGCCGGCGGCAACGCGCCAGGCCAGTTCGGGTCCCTGGCGGGACCAATCGTCTCGGAATCGGCGTGAAGGGCATCGAGCAAGTCCGTCGCAGCGACGACCGCGCCATCGCGCGAGGCTCTACCAGTGATGCGCCTAGACGCAACGACCTGGAAAGGAGTGGTGATGAAGACATCGACCGACTGCTCATCGAGCTGACGGAAGCGGGCGGAGGCGGAGGCGTCGAGGCCGACGGCGCGATCAACGAGTGACCGCAACCCCGGCCGACCATCGACAACCTGCAACGACTCCGTTGTCACTTGTCGGATTCACCCGGTTCGAGCTGATCCACATCGGGCGAACGAGTGAGGATCTTGACTTCCTTCTCCGTGATCGACCGCGGACGCTCAGTGTTCATATCAACCGCAACCTGCACGCATTCCACGATGCAGGCGACGCGACCCTGGCGGTCCTTGATCTCCTGGCGAGTGGTGAAAGACGTGTTACCGATCTCCACCACCTGGGTCTCAATGACCAGCTCCGTGGTGTCCGGCAAGACCGGGCGCAAGTAATCAACATCCAAGTGGCGGACGAAAACCGCGAAGTCATGCCCCCGCGCCGTGAATTCATCCTCGGCGAACTTTAGGCGCGCCTCCTGGGCGACCTCCACGTAGTTCGCGTTCATGATGTGACCGTAGCGGTCGAAATCAGACCACCGGACCGGAACCGTAGTGATATGAAGTGGAGAGTTATCGTCAGCGGTCATTCCGTACATACGGGCGCTCGTTCCTTTCTGGCGTACACGGGGTCAGTGCAGCGAATTGTCCGTGTTTGTCCTCGTCCAATCTATACCTCTCGCCCGCGTTCCGGCACATAGCGGCGCTTAGCGAGTCAGCTTTCGGTGGGTCACGCGCGACGGACGAGCAGCGTCGGCACCGAGGCGCTCGACCTTGTTCTTCTCGTAGTCACCGAAGTTGCCCTCGAACCAGAACCACTGCCCCTCAGCCACATTGCCTTCCCAGGCGAGGATGTGAGTACAGGTGCGATCCAGGAACCAACGGTCGTGGGAAATGACCACGGCGCAGCCCGGGAACTTCTGCAGAGCGTTTTCCAAAGAACCGAGCGTTTCCACGTCGAGGTCGTTGGTCGGCTCATCGAGGAGGATGAGGTTGCCGCCCTGCTTGAGCGTCAGCGCCAGGTTGAGGCGGTTGCGCTCACCACCGGAGAGAACCTTGGACGGCTTCTGCTGGTCCGGGCCCTTGAAACCGAAGGCGGAGAGGTAGGCACGGGACGGCATTTCGTTCTGTCCGACGATGATGTAATCGAGCCCATCGGACACGATCTCCCAGACCGTCTTCTCCGGGTCGAGGTTCTCGCGGTTCTGGTCAACGTAGGACAGCTTGACGGTCTCGCCGACCTCGACGGCACCGGCATCGGGCTGTTCCAAACCAACGATCGTCTTAAACAGCGTCGACTTACCCACGCCGTTCGGGCCGATGACGCCGACGATGCCGTTGCGCGGCAAAGTGAAAGACAGGTCCTTGATGAGCACGCGGCCATCAAAGCCCTTCTCCAGCTCCTTAACCTCCACGACCTTGTTGCCCAGACGCGGCGGGGTCGGGATCTGGATCTCTTCGAAGTCGAGCTTCTTGTACTTCTCGGCCTCAGCAGCCATCTCCTCGTAGCGCTCCAGGCGAGCCTTGTTCTTCGACTGGCGGGCCTTCGGGGACGAACGAACCCAGGCGAGCTCCTCCTTGAGGCGCTTCTGCAGCTTCTGGTCCTTCTTGCCGGACACCTCGAGGCGCTCGGCCTTCTTCTCCAGGTAGGTGGAGTAGTTACCCTCGTAGGGGTAGAGCTTGCCGCGGTCGACCTCACAGATCCAGCCGGCAACGTGATCGAGGAAGTAACGATCGTGGGTGACGGCAAGGACGGCGCCCTTGTAATCAGCCAGGTGCTTCTCCAGCCACAGCACCGACTCGGCGTCAAGGTGGTTGGTCGGCTCATCGAGCAGGAGCAGATCAGGCTCGGAGAGCAGCAGCTTAGCCAGGGCGACGCGGCGGCGCTCACCACCGGAAAGATGGGTGACCGGCTCATCCGACGGCGGGCAGCGCAGAGCCTCCATGGCCTGCTCAATCTTGGAGTCAACCTCCCACGCATCGGCGGCATCCAGGTCTTCCTGGAGCTTGCCCATTTCATCCATGAGCTCGTCGGTGTAGTTGGTCGCCATTTCCTCGGCGATCTCCTCGAAGCGCTTCTTCTTCTCGAAGATATCGCCCAGGCCCTCTTCCACGTTCTCGCGGACGGTCTTTTCCTCATTGAGCGGCGGCTCCTGCATGAGGATGCCCACGGTGGCACCCGGGTCGAGGAAAGCCTCGCCGTTGGAGGGCTGATCCAGACCGGCCATGATCTTCAGGATCGAGGATTTACCGGCACCGTTCGGGCCGACGACACCGATCTTGGCGCCCGGGTAGAAGGCCATCGTGACATTGTCCAAGATGACCTTGTCACCGATGGCCTTGCGCACGTTCTTCATCGTGTAGATGAACTCGGACATTGTTCCCCTTATGTGTTGCTTGTTGGCACTGCTGGCGCGCAATGCTCAGACGTCACGCACAAGGGTACATGACCTCCCCGGCCCGGCTAGAAGGGAGGCTCACCCGTTCCTTCCTCCGTGCCGTCGCCCACCGAAGCGGCCGCCGGGGTCGGCGGGGTCGGCGGCGCTTCCGCGGGAGGGTTGGCCGGCTGCTCGGTGGTATCTCCCTGATCGGCCACGATGGCGTCATAGAGCGTGTCCGCAGTCTTGGCGTCAGGCAAACCTACGTTGATGAGGTTCTTCTCCGCATTGTCCACCTTCATGGAGCCGATGATGTACTTGTTGAGATCCAGGCCCACGCTGATGGCGCGCATGAGGGTCTTGGAGCGCTTCTGGTTGTGCTCATCTACCCACTGGTCAGTGATCAACATGCCGTGAACGATGACGGGCATGCCCTTGGCCAGGGACTTTTTGCAGTTGATGGCCAGTGGTCCCCAGGCATCAACGCTCAGGTACATCTGGTCAATGTCGATCCAGTTGTTGTCTTTGTCCTGCACGCGGCGACTAGAGGCGATGCGGAGGCTGCATTTCTGGGCGCCGGAGCGCTCGAAGCGTTGCAATTTGGGGTCGTGGGTGAGGTTGCCGATGATGGTGGTGGTCGTATGAGCCATGGTGAATGGTCCCCCTTGGTGGTGTGTTTGTCCTGGCACCTCCCAGGGTGACAGGACGGGAGGACGGTGACCACGGGGGCGTCGATAAGCTGTGGATAACCGCTCCGGGCCGGGTGGAGTTATCCACAGAATTCGCTCCTAAGGCGATGGGGGCTTGCGCAGCTCATCGTCGGTGGCGTAGCGGCCGGTGTTCATCTGGGCGAGCATCTCGTTGTAGGCCTCGAAATCATCGTCCTCACCAGCGTCAACCCGCCGATCATACTCAGTCTCAATGACCCGATCCTCGCGGCGCCATTCGAAGAAGAGAATGAGGAACACCAGGCCGAGGGGGAAGGACCCCGACGCCCAGCCAATACCGCCGCCCACGCGCTGATCCTCCAGCAGATTGAGCTCCCACGGCAGGCCCAAGGACATGTAAAAGTCATAGCCCATGATGGTGGTCAACTGCATGAGATAAATGCCGGCGAACAGGTGGAACGGCATGGAACCCACCAGCCACGCGAGACGGATCGCGGCGGGGCGCTGGACCGGCAGCGGGTCCTTGCCCACGACCTCCCAGAAGTAGAGGTAGCCGGAAATCAGGAAGACCCAGTTCATGATGAGGTGGCCGGCGTGCTCGGAAATCATCACCTCATACAGCGGGATGATGAGGTAGAGGATGTAGAAGAAGAAAAGGAACTGCGCGAGGTTGACCACTGGGTGGCTGACAAATCGCAGCAGCGGCGATTGCGTGTAGGCGTAGACGATGTCGTGCGCGCTGGGCTGGCCAGGCTCCCCGGAGGCGTAGGCCTTCATGATCAGGGTGAGCGGGCAGCCGAGCGCCAGGAAGAGCGGCACAACCATGGACAAGATCATGTGCACGATCATGTGGATGGAATACGCCGCGC is a window from the Corynebacterium testudinoris genome containing:
- a CDS encoding SDR family oxidoreductase: MTKPVAIVTGATGGMGREIVADLVRTHHVYALGRNDEALAELGAWKNVTAVSTDLVHDLLDAPSEQSSALQPLLYLTSVDVLVHAAAIAHRHSVESARVADWRTLMDVNVVVPAELTRCLLPALRAARGTVVFINSGAGRGAFPDNVVYAATKHALYAVADGLRTAEALAGIRVSTVAPGPTDTPMLAALMAQTGTDYRPEFYIDPSEVAKAVRLVVDAGESTQLTDVAVRPRVELANRR
- a CDS encoding cystathionine gamma-synthase, giving the protein MTNGFSTASIHAGYDPDSLFGSINTPIYASTTFAQNGLNELRGGFEYTRCGNPTIDALEKTIAALEGASHGRAFSSGMAATDVILRILLRPGDHLILGHDAYGGTWRLIDEAYGAWGVEYTVVDTTDVAAVEAALQDNTKLIWLETPSNPALSVTDIAAVAAIKGSAALVVDNTFASPYLQQPLALGADHVLHSTTKYLGGHSDVVGGAVVTNDAAFDEQLLWFQGGVGPIPSVFDAYLTARGIKTLAVRMDRHCDNAEAVAAHLDAADVVSSVLYPGLESHPGHEVAKTQMKRFGGMISVRFQSEEAARTFCVNTSLICLAESLGGVESLLEHPATMTHQSAAGSQLEVPRDLVRISIGIEDIEDLLADVDAALDAVRALGR
- a CDS encoding mechanosensitive ion channel family protein, which produces METTLNTLSTWWNEPATQSWLIEKPLHILLTIIVASVAHWLLRRLIDRLARHNATTPISLPRIAGTLTRRSREADDSSAQAEAMRQTQEARRVTRIRTLADVGKSAAAILVWSWAILAILSTLGVNVAPIIASAGVVGVALGFGAQSLVKDFLSGIFMLLEDQYGVGDTVDVGNGITGEVEEVTLRVTTLRDIDGTLWYVRNGEILRVGNFSDEYSIARIQVPIGLSNDTDKAAEVILESAKKAVADPAISNFVLGEPTFNGITDVAPDHLSLRLSVKTLPAKQWTVQRRLLSQALADMQAAGITTPYPHGVGGFKVEP
- a CDS encoding globin domain-containing protein; amino-acid sequence: MSESLYDAVGGDATFTRLAAGFYAQVRTDDILGPMYPEDDWEGAENRLKWFLAQYWGGPTTFNEQRGAPMLRRRHHEFPVDRAAAIRWLDLMENSLAQIDEETIPPAHRHAIWDHMQRVAAMLINQPDPGTPPARAH
- the ald gene encoding alanine dehydrogenase, producing the protein MRIGIPQEVMNSEGRVALSPSAAGTLVAEGHDVIVQQGAGLGSSFRDEEYAAKGARIVPTAEEVWGDAEMVLKVKEPLEQEFPLLREDLILFTYLHLASSRSVTEALLNAGTTALAYETVTDPRGGLPLLTPMSQVAGRLAVQEGAHHLMSPKGGRGVLLGGVPGTSPAKVVVLGGGQVGASAVAIAQGLRASVTVLDLDPGVLARFDDIYHGNVRTIISDQLTIEAELLDADLVIGAVLVAGAKAPTLVPDSLVDRMKSGAVLVDVAIDQGGCFESSRKTSHEEPTFRVGETLFYCVPNMPGAVANTSTRALTSATLPYVRAIASLGVKGAVDKHPGLAPGLMTEGGRLISEPVRAVFPDLAD
- the chrA gene encoding chromate efflux transporter; its protein translation is MTRQRSPLIEVIGSFGLLGITAFGGPTAHLGYFREEFVARRKWLSEQAYAEVVALAQFLPGPASSQVGMALGYHRAGWAGMMAAWLMFTLPSAIALGAFGLFLTAGDAQQGWIGGLLAAAVAVVFHAVSGMAKAMASTGATATIAVVAGIIVLAVPGSWTHLVVIIGAGLLGVLVLPADPATDSEDMGLRPVSLRAAAVALGLFIALFAAAASLGGRAAAYFHAGSLVFGGGHVVLPLLERLTVATGWIDQAEFLAGYSAAQAVPGPLFTFAAYLGAVDRGVAGAVVATVAIFAPTALLMIGGMHFWGRMRHLNGVRKAVGAINAAVVGLLGAALWDPVITHGITGTASLAIAAGCWLGLAVWKLPPWLVAAGAALAGAALL
- a CDS encoding acyl-CoA thioesterase, whose product is MTADDNSPLHITTVPVRWSDFDRYGHIMNANYVEVAQEARLKFAEDEFTARGHDFAVFVRHLDVDYLRPVLPDTTELVIETQVVEIGNTSFTTRQEIKDRQGRVACIVECVQVAVDMNTERPRSITEKEVKILTRSPDVDQLEPGESDK
- the ettA gene encoding energy-dependent translational throttle protein EttA, with product MSEFIYTMKNVRKAIGDKVILDNVTMAFYPGAKIGVVGPNGAGKSSILKIMAGLDQPSNGEAFLDPGATVGILMQEPPLNEEKTVRENVEEGLGDIFEKKKRFEEIAEEMATNYTDELMDEMGKLQEDLDAADAWEVDSKIEQAMEALRCPPSDEPVTHLSGGERRRVALAKLLLSEPDLLLLDEPTNHLDAESVLWLEKHLADYKGAVLAVTHDRYFLDHVAGWICEVDRGKLYPYEGNYSTYLEKKAERLEVSGKKDQKLQKRLKEELAWVRSSPKARQSKNKARLERYEEMAAEAEKYKKLDFEEIQIPTPPRLGNKVVEVKELEKGFDGRVLIKDLSFTLPRNGIVGVIGPNGVGKSTLFKTIVGLEQPDAGAVEVGETVKLSYVDQNRENLDPEKTVWEIVSDGLDYIIVGQNEMPSRAYLSAFGFKGPDQQKPSKVLSGGERNRLNLALTLKQGGNLILLDEPTNDLDVETLGSLENALQKFPGCAVVISHDRWFLDRTCTHILAWEGNVAEGQWFWFEGNFGDYEKNKVERLGADAARPSRVTHRKLTR
- a CDS encoding single-stranded DNA-binding protein, encoding MAHTTTTIIGNLTHDPKLQRFERSGAQKCSLRIASSRRVQDKDNNWIDIDQMYLSVDAWGPLAINCKKSLAKGMPVIVHGMLITDQWVDEHNQKRSKTLMRAISVGLDLNKYIIGSMKVDNAEKNLINVGLPDAKTADTLYDAIVADQGDTTEQPANPPAEAPPTPPTPAAASVGDGTEEGTGEPPF